In Methanooceanicella nereidis, the following proteins share a genomic window:
- a CDS encoding glycosyltransferase family 2 protein, which yields MTDNPYISVIIPVYNEEDNITELYGQLSSVLYSLNQPFEVLFIDDGSRDNTYNKLKEIKDDNVRIIRFQRNFGKAAALSCGFKYARSNIVITMDGDLQDDPKEIAKFLEGLKEFDMVSGWKYRRKDPFTKTIPSKIFNILTRVLTNVNIHDFNCGFKAYRGYVVKDIKLYGELHRYIPAIAQWKGYTVGEIKVEHHPRVHGKSKYGANRLLKGFLDLITVKFLITYIQRPLHLFGSIGVLLSGSGFLVGCYLIYLWFNEVKIGDRPLLNLSVLLIITGIQLIAMGLIGELFVNSKDNNNWIIKKE from the coding sequence ATGACGGACAACCCATATATATCGGTAATAATACCTGTTTACAATGAAGAAGACAATATTACCGAGCTTTATGGGCAGTTAAGCTCAGTATTATACTCATTGAATCAACCGTTTGAAGTGCTTTTTATCGATGACGGTTCAAGGGATAACACTTACAATAAACTAAAAGAGATCAAGGATGATAATGTCAGGATCATCAGGTTTCAGCGTAATTTTGGAAAAGCTGCAGCCCTGTCATGTGGATTTAAGTATGCTCGGAGTAACATAGTAATAACGATGGACGGGGACCTGCAGGATGACCCAAAAGAGATCGCGAAATTTTTGGAAGGATTAAAAGAATTTGATATGGTATCCGGATGGAAATATAGGAGAAAAGACCCGTTCACAAAAACGATACCATCAAAGATCTTTAATATTTTGACAAGGGTCCTGACGAATGTCAACATTCACGATTTTAATTGTGGATTTAAAGCCTACAGGGGATATGTTGTAAAAGATATTAAACTGTATGGCGAACTTCATCGATATATCCCGGCGATAGCCCAATGGAAAGGCTATACGGTTGGTGAGATAAAAGTAGAACATCATCCAAGAGTGCACGGAAAATCTAAATATGGTGCAAACAGGCTATTAAAAGGATTTTTGGACCTGATTACCGTAAAATTCCTGATAACATATATACAAAGACCATTGCACCTTTTCGGGAGTATTGGCGTATTACTGAGCGGGTCCGGGTTTCTTGTCGGATGTTACTTAATATATTTGTGGTTCAACGAAGTAAAAATAGGGGACAGACCATTATTGAACTTATCGGTTTTACTGATAATCACCGGCATACAATTGATTGCTATGGGATTGATAGGTGAACTATTCGTAAACTCAAAGGATAACAATAACTGGATCATTAAAAAGGAATGA
- a CDS encoding lysylphosphatidylglycerol synthase transmembrane domain-containing protein produces MKRKSLLAILVTLFFIIFLLVRLDINTIINTVLKMDFKLLLLTIPFIILLYIIKTKKWLILLDSIDIKIGFLEAFKIYLIGTFYGVITPAKVGEFTRSFYLQQKKSQTIPTILVDRITDIVTLLLLSIVLILALFNNNELINLIILMIVLFISAIFIVTNKRIVTMIFKLFKINDDHKENYFVTFNRIIKNKKALYYVLLLTFCYYMVNMFIFWLIIKSLNPALNEMLALSLPIIIIMGNIPITVSGLGIREFVSVLIFSLLNEEPAYGFSASLILYVITCLIPGLGGSVFTIRKRKNENESK; encoded by the coding sequence ATGAAGCGAAAAAGTCTTCTGGCCATATTGGTGACATTATTTTTTATTATCTTCCTTTTAGTAAGGCTGGATATAAACACGATCATTAATACAGTTTTGAAGATGGATTTTAAGCTTTTATTGCTCACGATACCATTTATAATATTGTTATATATTATAAAGACGAAAAAATGGCTAATATTATTAGACAGTATTGACATCAAGATAGGCTTCCTGGAAGCTTTTAAAATATATCTAATAGGTACGTTCTATGGGGTTATCACGCCGGCAAAGGTCGGGGAGTTCACGCGGTCGTTCTATCTCCAACAAAAGAAATCGCAGACCATACCAACAATATTAGTTGACAGAATAACGGATATTGTGACACTATTACTGTTAAGTATAGTCCTGATACTGGCCTTATTTAATAACAATGAGCTAATAAATCTGATCATTCTGATGATAGTCCTTTTCATCAGTGCTATCTTTATTGTAACGAATAAGAGGATTGTAACAATGATCTTTAAATTATTCAAGATCAACGACGACCATAAAGAAAATTATTTCGTTACGTTTAACAGGATAATAAAAAATAAAAAAGCGCTATATTACGTTTTGTTGTTAACGTTTTGTTACTACATGGTCAATATGTTTATATTCTGGCTGATCATTAAATCATTGAACCCTGCCCTAAATGAGATGCTTGCACTGTCTCTTCCGATAATTATTATCATGGGGAATATTCCTATCACTGTATCGGGATTAGGTATAAGGGAATTTGTAAGCGTGTTGATCTTTTCGTTACTTAATGAAGAGCCGGCTTATGGCTTTTCTGCATCTTTGATATTATATGTTATTACTTGCCTGATACCAGGTCTTGGGGGGTCAGTTTTCACAATAAGGAAAAGGAAGAATGAGAATGAATCTAAATAG
- a CDS encoding class I SAM-dependent methyltransferase, whose protein sequence is MNLNRGNYKKYMSNNPLVSMVISKFLNEIKTTLETLNVNNALDVGCGEGFVTQYLNLKNSTGIDISNNALIFARKINKNTNFCRSSIYKLPFKDESFDLIMALEVLEHLEDPDSALCEIKRISRKYCLLSVPNEPYFRIMNLFRGKNIIRLGNDKEHIQGWTSKKFLKMLERHFEIIILKRPFPWTLVLCKKREY, encoded by the coding sequence ATGAATCTAAATAGAGGAAATTATAAAAAATATATGAGCAACAATCCACTTGTGTCCATGGTTATTTCAAAATTCTTAAATGAAATAAAAACTACGTTAGAAACATTGAATGTAAATAATGCATTAGACGTAGGATGTGGAGAAGGATTTGTAACACAATATTTAAATCTAAAAAATTCTACGGGTATTGATATTTCTAATAATGCATTGATATTTGCTCGTAAAATTAATAAAAATACAAATTTTTGTAGGTCAAGTATTTATAAATTACCTTTCAAAGATGAAAGTTTTGATTTGATTATGGCTTTAGAAGTACTTGAACACTTAGAAGACCCAGACTCCGCGCTATGTGAAATAAAAAGAATATCTCGAAAATATTGTTTATTAAGCGTACCAAATGAACCCTATTTTAGAATAATGAATTTGTTTAGAGGAAAAAATATTATTAGGTTAGGGAATGATAAAGAACACATTCAAGGATGGACATCAAAAAAATTTTTAAAAATGTTAGAGAGACATTTTGAGATTATTATATTAAAAAGGCCCTTTCCTTGGACACTAGTTTTATGTAAAAAGAGGGAATATTAG
- a CDS encoding ArnT family glycosyltransferase encodes MKINIKKFDSHTYEVILVLALFLIPFILRIIFISHYLDDWDSIQFALGIHDFNIKEHQPHPPGYPAYIFLAQLFYIIFQNDTLTLTLMSALFGSISVVFTYLLAKEFFGYEIGILSAAILSCTPAHFIFSVVAMNDIVSMSLLIVSIYLLYIGLNREKFLLLGSYLIGFTIGIRPQIFILIIILFSIIQYWKKNLSSNIYSIILFIFGCITWFIPASILNGGVIEYLTLTRSQIDAVDRFNYTFVQFEKFINLMLDGWTQIIIFFIILTTIAICLLIIEKMGKVNLKNINKPLTILFIWLLIGVFFIISLYTLYITRYLLPIFVPLSIIISYSIKYIGDKFSNKKLKIIYYSIVCVCIVIMLIQSISIVSSISHIAPAPVQAATYIEENYNHNDTIIIARDSYRHFQYYLPNFTTKMYVSNVKLTDETQITKIISESPLSFENSVKINEFYRSDNIYQKHSKVNLYEEELYNRIIADIGVHDLEMWGETPTRWITENATFIYISKNIEETNITFNVKPFRTNKSLIVFINNQIVFNDNIKNYEKITIPIHIDKGVNKIIFYCPDKSQRPCDIPELKSNDNRYLCFYIQNIYIDG; translated from the coding sequence ATGAAGATTAATATCAAAAAATTTGATTCCCATACATATGAAGTAATATTAGTGTTAGCATTATTTTTAATACCATTTATATTAAGAATTATATTTATATCACATTATTTAGATGATTGGGATAGTATTCAATTTGCATTAGGGATCCATGATTTTAATATTAAAGAACATCAACCACATCCACCAGGTTATCCAGCTTATATATTTTTAGCCCAATTATTTTATATAATTTTTCAAAATGATACACTAACATTAACATTAATGAGTGCATTATTTGGCTCAATATCAGTTGTTTTTACATATTTATTAGCGAAAGAATTTTTTGGATATGAAATAGGAATATTATCAGCTGCTATATTATCATGTACACCAGCCCATTTTATTTTCAGTGTAGTTGCTATGAATGATATTGTATCAATGAGTTTATTGATAGTATCAATTTATTTGTTATATATAGGTTTAAATCGAGAGAAATTTCTTTTATTAGGTTCTTATTTAATAGGCTTTACAATAGGAATACGACCTCAAATATTTATATTGATAATCATATTATTTAGTATTATTCAATATTGGAAAAAAAATCTTTCATCAAATATCTATTCAATTATTTTATTTATATTTGGATGCATTACATGGTTTATTCCAGCATCGATATTGAATGGGGGAGTAATAGAATACCTAACTCTTACAAGATCACAGATTGATGCTGTAGATAGATTTAATTATACATTTGTACAATTTGAAAAATTTATAAACCTAATGTTAGATGGATGGACACAAATAATAATATTTTTTATAATTTTAACTACTATAGCAATATGTTTACTAATAATCGAAAAAATGGGAAAAGTAAATTTAAAAAATATCAATAAGCCATTAACAATATTATTTATATGGTTATTAATTGGAGTGTTTTTTATTATTTCGCTTTATACATTATACATAACAAGATATTTACTACCAATTTTTGTACCATTATCAATTATAATTTCATATTCTATAAAATATATTGGTGATAAATTTTCAAATAAAAAATTAAAGATAATATATTATTCAATTGTGTGTGTATGCATAGTAATAATGTTGATACAATCGATATCGATTGTATCAAGTATATCCCATATTGCTCCTGCACCAGTACAAGCTGCTACATATATTGAAGAAAATTATAATCATAATGATACCATTATAATTGCCAGAGATTCTTATAGGCATTTTCAATATTACTTACCAAATTTTACTACTAAAATGTACGTTTCAAATGTAAAATTAACAGATGAAACGCAAATTACAAAAATTATTAGCGAAAGTCCACTGTCGTTCGAAAATTCTGTAAAAATTAATGAATTTTATAGATCTGACAATATTTATCAAAAACATTCTAAAGTAAATTTGTATGAAGAGGAACTATATAATAGAATCATAGCCGACATAGGAGTGCATGATCTTGAAATGTGGGGGGAAACACCTACCAGATGGATTACTGAAAATGCAACTTTCATTTATATATCTAAAAATATTGAAGAAACTAATATAACTTTTAATGTAAAACCATTTCGAACAAACAAATCATTGATAGTATTCATTAATAATCAAATAGTATTCAATGATAATATTAAAAATTATGAGAAAATTACTATACCAATACATATTGATAAAGGTGTAAATAAAATTATATTTTATTGTCCTGATAAAAGCCAACGTCCATGTGATATACCAGAACTAAAAAGTAATGATAATAGATATTTATGTTTTTACATTCAAAATATTTATATAGATGGTTAA
- a CDS encoding glycosyltransferase, giving the protein MRYLMVSTYPPKKCGIGKYAYQMVQNIKKDGELVDIISLNKAEDGLYMDLKGGRKLLGLSKYINNCDKTIIQYHESFYHDSSKNLISNILTYLSFYYLFIRYGRKIEVIAHEISYDKKGFYKFLECLKWGLCPNILFHTQKEIDTFISHYFKLQDGKYHLIDHSKYFIKYTNLSKSECRNKFGLPSDKIIFLCIGFIQEHKGFDVAANCFKKLENNNLLLYIVGSVRIKEEPYLRYWYKLKNIVESSNNVKLVDSFVSDKEFDEWINASDIILIPYKEIWSSSVLARAKLYNKPVICRNVGGLEEQLNSNDITFNTDNELMLILTEFEKSILNKII; this is encoded by the coding sequence TTGAGATACTTAATGGTATCTACATATCCACCCAAAAAATGTGGTATAGGTAAATATGCTTACCAGATGGTTCAAAATATAAAAAAAGATGGCGAATTGGTCGATATTATTTCATTGAACAAGGCCGAAGATGGTTTATACATGGACCTTAAAGGCGGACGAAAACTCCTTGGTTTGAGTAAATATATTAATAATTGTGATAAAACAATAATACAATATCATGAATCTTTCTATCATGATTCAAGTAAAAATCTAATAAGTAACATTTTAACATATCTTTCATTTTATTATTTATTTATAAGGTATGGACGTAAGATTGAAGTTATAGCACACGAAATCTCCTATGATAAAAAAGGTTTCTATAAATTTTTAGAATGTTTGAAATGGGGGCTTTGTCCCAATATTTTATTCCATACTCAAAAAGAAATTGATACTTTTATAAGTCATTATTTTAAATTACAAGACGGAAAATACCATTTAATTGACCATTCTAAATATTTTATAAAATATACAAATTTATCAAAATCTGAGTGTAGGAACAAATTTGGCTTACCAAGTGATAAAATAATTTTTTTATGTATCGGGTTTATTCAAGAGCATAAAGGTTTTGATGTAGCAGCAAATTGCTTTAAAAAACTAGAAAATAATAATCTACTTCTATATATTGTGGGATCCGTAAGGATAAAAGAAGAACCTTATCTTAGATATTGGTATAAATTAAAAAATATTGTAGAATCGTCAAATAATGTTAAATTAGTTGATTCATTTGTTAGTGATAAAGAGTTTGATGAATGGATTAATGCTTCGGATATAATTTTAATTCCGTATAAGGAGATATGGAGCTCTAGTGTTTTAGCCAGAGCAAAATTGTATAATAAACCGGTTATATGCAGAAATGTTGGGGGATTAGAAGAGCAATTAAATTCTAATGATATTACTTTCAACACTGATAATGAATTAATGTTAATACTAACAGAATTTGAAAAATCAATATTGAATAAAATTATATGA
- a CDS encoding glycosyltransferase family 4 protein translates to MMNIAVVTPQSVKGERGGAEGLYDGLIKALITKGHNVNHVKVLVDESTFESIVQAYCYCYYLDLDDYDVVISTKAPTYMVRHRNHISYLLHTIRVFYDMFDEISLGLDKIKQRELIYAFDKYGLDPSRIKKHCTIGHTVEERLRNADQFWNNIDFKLIYPDTLLSGFSEPKKGEFIFLPGRLHRWKRIDLVIKSMKYVKNGVKLLLAGKGEDEKNLKKLTRDLGLENRIEFLGPVSDNELIDLYSRSIVIPFVTKKEDFGYITIEAFRAKKPVITCHDSGEPTYIVKDGVSGFIVEPDPIKIAEKINFFIENPDEAANMGINGYDAVRHITWDNVTNDMLDGINIDPSERTPKINTLVLDMQPIEPAIGGGRLRLKGLYSNFPRNFQVTYIGSYDWSGEQHREIKISDNLNEIDVPFSKTHFDINSYLNKLVPQNVTIDVLSPFLIFASDEYVNRVKKELIKNEVIIVSHPWIYSVIYDDIKDKLLIYDSHNYEYGLREQLFPKNGFGKCIVEYVRFVESNLCKQADIILACSDEDKAKFVLNYGVDPEKIFILPNGTFVKDYDINIEKNKLKNELGIDNFAAIFVGSNYAPNVDAAEFIIKTLAQECGDIQFIIVGGVSDCVDKTSIPSNVLITGLVSNDDLKKYMLASDIALNPMVRGSGINIKMLDYFAAGLPVITTKIGARGLYNKNNYIESELSDFRKYIKLFLDDKNILTEMSKCARNTAESEYDWNKLSINLGNLIGKSLRGK, encoded by the coding sequence ATGATGAATATCGCTGTAGTTACACCTCAATCAGTAAAAGGCGAAAGAGGCGGTGCAGAGGGATTATATGATGGGCTTATTAAAGCTTTAATAACTAAAGGTCACAATGTCAATCATGTAAAAGTTCTTGTTGATGAATCTACATTTGAATCAATTGTACAGGCATATTGTTATTGTTATTACTTAGACCTAGATGATTATGATGTGGTTATTTCTACCAAGGCTCCGACTTACATGGTTCGTCATAGGAATCATATTTCTTACCTACTTCATACAATAAGAGTCTTTTATGATATGTTTGATGAAATATCTCTAGGATTGGATAAAATAAAACAACGTGAATTAATATATGCATTTGATAAATATGGTCTCGATCCATCCAGAATAAAGAAGCATTGCACAATAGGTCATACAGTAGAAGAGCGACTTAGAAATGCCGATCAGTTCTGGAATAATATTGACTTTAAATTAATTTATCCGGATACCTTATTATCTGGATTTAGCGAACCAAAAAAAGGCGAATTTATCTTCTTGCCAGGGAGGCTTCATAGGTGGAAGCGGATTGATCTCGTTATTAAATCTATGAAATATGTTAAAAATGGTGTCAAATTACTCCTAGCAGGAAAAGGTGAGGACGAAAAAAATTTAAAAAAGTTAACTCGTGATCTCGGATTAGAGAATCGAATTGAATTTTTGGGGCCAGTTTCAGATAATGAACTAATTGATCTGTACTCTCGTTCTATTGTCATACCATTTGTAACCAAGAAAGAAGATTTTGGGTATATTACTATTGAAGCTTTTAGAGCAAAGAAACCTGTTATTACTTGCCATGACTCTGGAGAGCCAACTTATATAGTAAAGGATGGTGTAAGTGGTTTTATTGTTGAACCCGACCCAATAAAAATTGCCGAAAAAATAAATTTTTTTATTGAAAATCCTGACGAAGCAGCTAATATGGGCATCAATGGATATGATGCAGTACGTCATATCACTTGGGACAATGTAACTAATGATATGCTTGATGGTATTAATATAGATCCCAGTGAAAGAACTCCCAAAATAAATACCTTAGTACTTGATATGCAACCTATAGAGCCAGCTATAGGTGGCGGTAGACTGAGATTAAAAGGCCTATATTCAAATTTTCCACGAAATTTTCAAGTTACTTATATAGGTTCATATGATTGGTCAGGAGAACAACATCGCGAAATCAAGATATCGGATAACCTAAATGAAATCGATGTACCATTTTCTAAGACACATTTTGATATTAATTCATATTTGAATAAATTGGTCCCTCAAAATGTTACCATTGATGTATTATCACCTTTTCTTATTTTTGCTTCAGATGAATATGTTAATCGTGTAAAAAAAGAATTAATAAAAAATGAAGTTATTATTGTCAGTCATCCATGGATATATTCAGTAATCTATGATGATATAAAAGATAAATTACTCATATATGATAGTCATAATTATGAGTATGGGCTCAGGGAACAATTATTTCCTAAAAACGGATTTGGAAAATGTATAGTTGAATATGTTCGTTTTGTGGAAAGCAATCTATGTAAGCAGGCAGATATTATTTTAGCGTGTTCGGATGAAGATAAGGCTAAGTTCGTTTTAAATTATGGTGTAGATCCCGAAAAAATTTTTATATTGCCAAATGGTACGTTTGTCAAGGATTATGATATTAACATTGAAAAAAACAAGCTAAAGAATGAACTTGGAATCGATAACTTTGCAGCGATTTTTGTAGGCAGTAATTACGCACCAAATGTTGATGCAGCAGAATTTATTATAAAAACACTTGCTCAGGAATGTGGTGATATACAATTTATCATAGTAGGCGGAGTGTCAGATTGTGTGGATAAAACTTCTATTCCCTCTAATGTCTTGATAACAGGGCTAGTGAGTAATGATGATTTAAAAAAATATATGCTTGCATCTGATATAGCATTAAATCCTATGGTGAGAGGATCAGGAATTAATATTAAAATGCTTGACTATTTTGCAGCAGGTCTTCCCGTAATCACAACGAAAATAGGGGCAAGAGGATTGTATAATAAAAATAATTATATAGAGAGTGAATTAAGCGATTTCCGTAAATACATTAAATTGTTTTTAGACGATAAAAATATTCTTACTGAAATGTCAAAATGTGCAAGAAATACTGCGGAAAGTGAATATGACTGGAATAAATTGTCTATTAATCTCGGTAATTTGATAGGTAAATCTCTCAGGGGGAAATAA
- a CDS encoding class I SAM-dependent methyltransferase: protein MGDNSGNKKQIGQSLDSILLSNTLIKSNDIDVESIMADINNKLVQNRINKFVDDNEIKFIDNSLGTKVNLFDIDLSILNYNKDINNYNYSITSHRKVLGPVIVKGRQMVNDEVRRYIDPIIEKQNNFNYEIIRILMAINGHISTLKSSDICERLNKLESGHFEDRISSFESSDLMGRIQILEEKMCNINEPEMTNWSKFYNKNITEDDLKGIIEHHMEFVELIKHFSCMSAGDNVPKLIEIGLGTASFSIYFSRYAYSCIGIDNDPLIVKRAIETSKKLGGFAKFVMIDAFDLDIFKEEQFDIAFSQGTMEHFDNNSLIELLSKQLTIAKYVAFSVPSVHWPYREYGNERKMTVEEWETILKDAGFRILHLDYYKEKLHIGCIITKERS, encoded by the coding sequence ATGGGTGATAATTCAGGTAATAAAAAACAAATCGGCCAATCTCTGGATTCAATTTTGTTGAGTAATACACTTATTAAAAGTAATGATATTGACGTTGAGTCAATTATGGCTGATATAAATAATAAATTAGTGCAAAACAGAATAAATAAGTTTGTTGATGATAATGAAATAAAGTTTATTGATAATTCCTTAGGGACTAAAGTTAATCTCTTCGATATAGATTTATCCATATTAAATTATAACAAGGATATAAATAATTATAATTATTCTATAACATCGCATAGAAAAGTCCTAGGACCTGTGATTGTTAAAGGTCGACAAATGGTAAATGATGAAGTTAGGAGATACATCGATCCGATAATAGAAAAACAAAATAACTTTAATTATGAAATCATCAGGATTCTTATGGCCATTAATGGGCATATATCTACATTAAAGTCAAGTGATATCTGCGAAAGATTAAATAAATTAGAATCTGGTCATTTTGAAGATCGTATTTCGTCATTCGAGTCTAGTGATTTAATGGGTAGGATTCAGATACTAGAAGAAAAAATGTGTAACATTAATGAACCGGAAATGACTAATTGGTCTAAATTTTATAATAAAAATATCACTGAAGATGACTTAAAGGGAATTATTGAACATCATATGGAGTTCGTTGAACTGATTAAACATTTTTCATGTATGAGCGCTGGCGATAATGTTCCCAAGCTTATAGAGATTGGCCTTGGTACAGCCTCATTCTCAATATATTTTTCTAGGTATGCATATAGTTGTATAGGGATTGATAATGACCCATTAATAGTAAAAAGAGCTATAGAAACTTCTAAAAAGTTAGGTGGCTTTGCAAAATTCGTTATGATCGATGCGTTTGATCTGGATATTTTTAAAGAAGAACAATTTGACATCGCTTTTTCACAAGGTACTATGGAGCATTTTGATAATAATTCTTTGATAGAGCTATTATCAAAACAATTAACTATCGCTAAATATGTTGCATTCTCTGTACCTTCAGTACATTGGCCATATAGGGAATATGGTAACGAGAGAAAAATGACTGTTGAAGAATGGGAAACAATCCTAAAGGATGCAGGTTTTAGAATTCTTCATCTTGATTATTATAAAGAAAAATTACATATTGGATGCATTATAACCAAAGAAAGAAGTTGA
- a CDS encoding ABC transporter ATP-binding protein, producing the protein MLEVQELNIKKVKPEDKPAIIVNNVTKEFIIPHERRTTLFENIKGFFSPSTYEKFIALNDVSFTVEKGDSIGIIGDNGSGKSTLLKIISGILRPTKGSVEVNGKITPFLELGVGFQPDLTAKENIEVYSTIMGLSKKEINRNMDYVLEFAGLTKFKDTKLKNFSSGMQVRLAFATAIQVKPEILLVDEVLAVGDMEFQQKCLDIFREYRNEGITMLFVSHDLNAVRRFCDKTILLRNSEVVAFGKTADVIDRYVYRVDSKQDDIFISTIENNEHQEVILNKPSNESKTTGSEESIEDSIDFVEKYRSMANFRWGNKKIEILDIKFLDKNGNEGDSFFSGDPMTIIGRFTSKELVSEPIFGFEIFDERGNQCFGSNTKFKNIKIDSINGDGEIRILIKELPLLQGKYFVSVSCQSKDYKITYDWHSKKYFFNVINNSDDIGFIRINFDYEIEQGGH; encoded by the coding sequence ATGCTTGAGGTACAAGAATTAAATATTAAAAAAGTAAAGCCAGAAGATAAGCCGGCTATTATAGTTAATAATGTCACAAAGGAGTTTATAATACCTCATGAGAGAAGGACGACGCTATTTGAGAATATAAAAGGCTTTTTTAGTCCTTCGACATATGAAAAATTCATTGCATTAAATGATGTCAGCTTTACTGTAGAGAAAGGGGACTCTATAGGTATAATTGGGGATAATGGTAGTGGAAAAAGCACATTGCTTAAGATAATTTCCGGCATATTACGACCGACAAAAGGAAGTGTTGAGGTTAATGGTAAAATAACGCCTTTTTTAGAACTCGGTGTAGGATTTCAGCCTGATCTTACTGCTAAAGAAAATATTGAAGTTTATAGTACTATAATGGGGCTTTCGAAAAAAGAGATCAACAGAAATATGGATTATGTGCTGGAATTTGCAGGATTAACTAAATTCAAAGATACAAAGTTGAAGAACTTTTCATCCGGAATGCAGGTGAGATTGGCATTCGCTACAGCAATACAAGTAAAACCCGAAATATTGCTAGTAGATGAAGTACTAGCAGTTGGTGACATGGAATTTCAACAAAAATGTCTTGACATCTTCAGGGAATATAGAAATGAAGGAATTACTATGCTTTTTGTATCACATGACCTTAATGCAGTAAGAAGGTTTTGTGATAAGACTATATTATTAAGGAATAGCGAAGTTGTAGCTTTTGGAAAAACCGCAGATGTAATTGATAGATACGTATATAGGGTGGATTCAAAACAAGATGATATTTTTATAAGTACAATTGAAAATAATGAACATCAAGAAGTTATCCTAAATAAACCAAGTAATGAATCTAAAACGACCGGATCTGAAGAGTCAATAGAAGATTCAATTGATTTTGTTGAAAAATATCGATCTATGGCTAACTTCAGATGGGGCAATAAAAAAATAGAAATATTGGACATAAAATTTTTAGATAAAAATGGGAACGAGGGCGATTCATTTTTCTCCGGGGATCCAATGACAATAATTGGCAGATTTACATCTAAAGAACTTGTATCCGAACCAATATTCGGATTTGAAATATTTGATGAGAGAGGGAATCAATGTTTCGGTTCTAACACTAAATTTAAGAATATTAAAATTGACTCAATAAACGGTGATGGTGAGATAAGGATATTAATTAAAGAATTACCATTATTACAGGGAAAATATTTTGTATCTGTATCATGCCAATCTAAAGATTATAAAATTACGTATGATTGGCATAGTAAAAAGTACTTTTTCAATGTTATCAATAATTCTGATGATATAGGTTTTATTAGGATTAATTTTGATTATGAGATTGAGCAAGGAGGACATTAA
- a CDS encoding ABC transporter permease, translating to MAVTDLKLRYKNSVLGIVWSLLQPLLMLLVLYIVFSSIFANRSIDHYPLFLLLGIISWGFMDKATNMSLGSIVGKPNLVKKIYFPREVLVISACLTALMMTALEFVVFGAFMIVFGLLPTLTAILFPAVMAVEFIFVLGISLGIASLNVRYRDVQWIWGVVMQAGFFLTPIIYSLSMLQGVPFVELLKYNPMGVIMEMLRGVLIYDALPVAQNVAYIISISLLALAFGWIVFSKLEPKFAEEV from the coding sequence ATGGCCGTTACGGACCTGAAATTAAGATATAAGAACTCCGTGCTCGGCATCGTCTGGTCCCTGTTACAGCCTTTGCTGATGCTGCTTGTATTGTACATAGTGTTCAGCAGCATTTTTGCGAACAGGTCTATTGACCACTATCCGCTTTTTCTGCTGCTTGGTATCATATCATGGGGATTCATGGATAAGGCTACGAACATGAGCCTGGGCAGCATCGTCGGAAAGCCTAATCTTGTCAAAAAGATCTATTTCCCCAGAGAGGTCCTGGTAATAAGTGCATGTCTTACCGCGCTTATGATGACCGCACTGGAATTTGTAGTATTCGGGGCGTTCATGATCGTCTTCGGATTATTGCCAACGTTGACGGCGATCCTGTTCCCGGCAGTTATGGCTGTAGAGTTTATATTCGTCCTTGGCATTTCACTGGGGATCGCTTCGCTGAACGTAAGGTACAGGGACGTGCAATGGATATGGGGAGTCGTGATGCAGGCAGGTTTCTTCCTGACCCCTATCATATATTCGCTGAGCATGCTTCAAGGAGTTCCTTTTGTGGAACTATTAAAGTATAATCCGATGGGCGTAATAATGGAAATGCTAAGGGGCGTTTTAATATATGATGCGTTGCCGGTCGCTCAAAATGTGGCTTACATTATATCCATATCATTATTAGCGTTGGCGTTCGGCTGGATAGTATTTAGTAAATTAGAGCCAAAATTTGCAGAAGAAGTATAG